From the Trifolium pratense cultivar HEN17-A07 linkage group LG4, ARS_RC_1.1, whole genome shotgun sequence genome, the window TTTACACCTTTGTATATTGACCAATCATATCTTGACATCTCTAGGTTTCAATCTTCACATTCATTCTAGGTTTAGGTTTATATTCATATACCATCTTACACATGGCTTAATATAATTCTTTGCATGTCTCATGTGGACCCTCCTATAATTGCTGCAAACAACTGGCTGGTTTTGAGATTGCTGGTTTATAGAAACAATTGGCACAAGTAGTTTATGGAAACAATTCTGATTTTATTGATTACTTTCCCAATGTTTTTTCATTTGTCaagtttttctctctctctcttcccctCCTCTCTCTCTCGTACGCTCTCACTCTTTCTCTTCACACTTTCATCTCTCTTTCTCCTCCCCATCTCATCCTTCACCATAACATCCACACCACAGCCTCCACCACCATCTACAAATCAATCACTCGTAAGAGTGAGGGAGTGGCCGAGTGAGAGAAGCCGGCGGGAGAGAAGTTCTGGCGAGGAGGAGGAGTTCCGGCCGAGAGAGTTCTTGTGGCCGTTTGTGGTGACACGGCGGTGCTTGGCAACGGCGGCAATGAAGCTTCTTGCTCCTTCTTTCCTCTGGTTCGATCTCAAATTGTATGctctatttatttgtttttttttcgttgcttttttttttgttggtgagGATGTGGTGGTTATAGTGGATGGTGTTCTCTTCCATCGATCCTCTGTGGTGAAACTAAGTGGAATGTCTGAAAGAGCTTATATTAAATCTATAATTTCCTtttatagatttattttttgatttatttagatTTTCCTGTTTTTCAATTGATGAATTTGGTGTTTTAGGTTGAAGCTAGATGTGAGAGAATTGGCGATTCAATTCGGTTGTGTTCGGATTATACCTTATGTTCGTGACGGTCTTAAGCTGTAAGTTATTGATTTTGTGGTTTTAATAATGTCTGCTacatgtttgatgaaatgctattgagaaaaaacactaaaatgtgTTGCTGAAAACCTAGGATAGATAAATGCAAGTGATTATTTGGATAACATGTCCGAATCGTAATTCTGGATTTGATTACAGGATTATAATGCAAAGCTTTCTGATTTTAGCCTGGCAAGGGATGGTCCGAATGACAACGGAAGCCACGTCTCCACCAGGATAATGGGAACCGAGGGATATGCAGATCCCGAATATGTAGACTCGGGTATTTTCGGCTTGatgtttctcattttttttaattttgttaaggTATTACTGATTCAACTTAGTAGCCTTACTTACGGTTAATCGCTAAAATCGTTGTTATTGTAGGCCATCTTACTACTAATAGTGATGTCTATAGTTTTGGAGTTGTCCTGCTAGAAATATTAACTGGTGAGTTGGTACTTGACATGACTAAATATGGAAGAGACAACTTGGTCTATAAGAGGCATACAAGGTAGCCACTCTTGCTTTGCAATGCCTATCATTAGAATCCAAGTTCAGGCCTAACATGAATGAAGTTGTTAGAACTTTGGAGAGGCTGCAAGTTCCTAATTTGAATGTAGGCAATCTAAAGCATGCTGATGGACAATCTCCAAACTTGGTAGAACTGACTGTCCTGCAGACAGACCAGGGAATCCACCTTGCATGATTTGCTGGTGATGTTGTCCATGATCACAGGTACCTCTGTAGctaatatattaaaaaccaAACTTTTCTTTACATTTCTACATTACATTTCTTTACTTTTCTTTATTGGGGTGCTGTGGTTTCTCCTAATCTATTTTGTAACAGTACATTTGAAGGTCTAGGTTATATTCTGTTTATGTGAGATAAGTCTTGCCAATAAATTTTGCCATCGAATGAAATGAGATAAGATTAGACTTATTAATTCAATGGTGAAAAATATACTTATGCATCCtgcaaaactattttatttgtGTATGTTAGATAAAACCATTATTTCATGCTTAGCTTTCATGTATACATGATTCTTTCTGGCTATTGATGAAAAACATTGgccaagattttttttctgtcatCATTATGCGAAACAAACAacatttaaaattgatttggaaTATGATACAAAGTCCGGTGTTTATGGCTGTTGCTTTTTATTTATGTGCAGAGAAACACAAGGTACATTTGTAATAATCTCAATACAAACACATGGCATGTGGTTATATATTGTAATGACATGATTTGTGATTGTTCTTTGCAGCTCAAAGTTGATAAGATTAAGCTAATTGAACTCTGTGGTACATCTGAAGCTGAATTTTCCAGTGTAAGTGTTTTATATGTACAATGAATATCTAATGTGTGATGATTTTATTAAGCTTGTGAGTGGTGTTCATGAATTTAAATGAATTGTGAATGGGTGCTGCAGGTTTCTACTACTATGAAAGATTTGTGCCATGATGTTTTTGGGGTAGCTAAAGAAAAGAAAGATCCTAAAGAAGTTAAGACCAATAGAGGTATACCATTTTTTTAGCTTTATGTATTGCTTTACAATGTATACTTTATTCAGATTATTTTTTCAGTTCCTGTTTTTACATTAAGTATGTTCTTTCCTGCTTTTCCTGCTCTTTGTGCAGATTTGCTTGATGTCTTACCAAGCAAAAGAAAAGCTGAGGACGGTAGCTATTTGTCTGATGATGGAGCAGAGGTATAAATGGCTAATAACTCTATGAAACTTGGTagaactaaagattattttcaTTTCGGTTCCTTGTGTTATCTATGGATATAAATTTTGGAAAGGGTTATTTTCTCTTTTGATTTTCAAACAGACATCCTATTCTTGGTAGCAAAGATTGATGTCGGTCGGTGAGTGACGATGGTGGATTAAGACACCCCGGCTGCATTTCTACCAGATGACCGCCAATTGGATGCTCATCGTACAATTGCATATATTGAAAAGGTTTGCATTCTTGGTCCATTTTTCTTTGCATATCTTTTACCTTTACTAATGTCATGCCGCTGTTATATGACTGCAGACATATAATAAtgatttcattaaaaatattcaatttctaCCTATAATTTATGAAGGAGTTGTCTATCTGTACATTTCTCACACAAAGAAATGTTGAAAATTATAGTTTCTTTCTGACACCATGTCTCTGGAATATGCTTCCACCGGTTAAATTCACATggcttttgaatattttttttaatattgtgtTAAAATACAGGACCCTTGCCGACCTGGTGTCAAGGATTCAGTACAGCTTTGCTAAAAAGCCGGGGTTAAGGTATTATAAATCTCTGGTTTTGAATGTTTTTTAGTGTCCCAAAAGGCTCTTATTGTTGAATGAACATGTTTAGTTATGATGCTGGTGCAGTGATAGTAGACAATATGCAAGTTATGTTAAAATTGTGAAACGTACAACATGACTTGCATACTAATATAACTCTAGCCACTTAAATTGAAAACTGTCAATTTTGGGTATTTGTGAGGACATTGCTCCTGTGGACCATCATTTGATGGACTGTGTCAACATATGCATTgtattttctttctaatttgaCCCCAAAGATTTTAAGGATCCAAATTCATATTATTAAACTCATTTGGTTTTCAATGGCTTGCAAATTGATCATCTGAAATTTCCTTatgcattttttatatataattttttgatttcaCTGTTTGGATTTCTGATCCCAGGTAAAGATGGTCACGGGTGACAATGTGAAAACTGCAAAGGCAATTGCTGTGGAATGTGGAATACTTAGTTCACTTGCTGATGCTATTGAGAGAACTGTCATTGAAGGCAAAACATTTCGAGCCTTGTCAGATTCAGAAAGAGAAGAAATTGCGGACTCAATATCGGTAGAGTCTAGCTACTATGGCATCCTTATTTTTGTGCTCTTAGTGATATACATTATTAATGAATATTGTCTATTAGGTTATGGGAAGGTCATCTCCCAATGACAAACTATTGTTAGTACAAGCATTAAGGAGGAAGGGTCATGTTGTGGCTGTTACTGGGGATGGAACGAATGATGCTCCTGCACTTCACAAGGTTTGTGTAACTTATTATTCTGgccttttatttgtttgttatcTCTATTTATAGTACACATTACAATGATAATCAAAACCAAAATGATACATAACGAGTATATGTGACTTCTCTTTCTATCTTAGAATGGAAACACattacattgttttttttttctttccaaatttcaGGTTGGACTATATTGTTAAATGTAAAACCAGATTCCTATGCTTCATGTTTGTATTGATTTTGCTTGATTTTCTCCCGTATTGTTTACTTCCAGGGATGAAACTTAAACTCTCATTCAGTCATCCAAATTCATTATAGAAGAAGGCCAACCAGTTCTCTAAGCTagcatttgaaaataaattatcagTTGAGGAGAATTCTATTATCCGACTAATTTGTAATTTGGAGATAGTTTGTATCAGAAAATCGATTACTTATTTGTACATTTCGTTTTGATTATGTAATTGGATATCTTATAATACTTAAATTGGGTCCAGAATATAGCtacactttttttaatataacatgCTATATACTTAATGTGTAATGGTAGCAAAACCTAAAATGAAATATTGTTATAATTTGCCATAATAAGAATGTGAAAGAGTTATAATTTGCCATGGTGTATAAGTGTGTGACATTATGATCACTCCAATTTCACTTATGCAGTATTACTATGGTCAacaacatccatgattgataacatccatgattgatatataaatggTGTTTCGCcgaacccgtgcatcgcacgggaaGCCGACTAGTTAGTTTTAATGAAagcaaaaataatattgaatGTCTTATTATGTGATACTTATTTGAGCGCATTATAAAATATCTTCAGTTTAGTAATTAGAATGTATTTCCATTTTCCATATCTTTTACTTTATGCTTTAACCTCAAGTACTCTCACAAATATTATCAAGAATAAGAAAAGTATAAGTTCACTACATATCTTTAACTAGGtacattaaaataaactataggATTCAATTATTTtcctaaaaaatataaaataaaaacaaaagcaaatgtgttatttttatagagggaaggggaggggagggaaattttttaattacatatgtgtttggttcaaaagaggggagaggaggggaggtgatgtattttaattaaatatatgtttggttcacaaggggaggggaggtattttaaaagcaatttacttttttacccttaaaatcttataacactcatattttaaaaactaatatctcttTATTATTACATCAAAACAAATATGTTAAACCAATAAAATATGCACAACAAATTGACACAAATTCATATACACAGGTTCATATACAAAAATTGGCATAGAGGCAATACCCTATCACTATGTTTATACAGgcaatatcctatcactatgTTTTATTCAGGTTCATATACAGGttcaaattgttttaaattaGGCCGTGTTTGTACAATTTGGAGATACGCACAGTCAGTAACATATATctatataaatgaaaaaagtGGCACACCAATACGTAAGGAAAAAAGTGGCACACCAATACacgtatatacatatataaatgaaaatagTCAGAAAAAACATACATCGGGTACACAGAGCAAGCAGCGGCAATGATGAGCAAGCAGCGACAATGATGAGTAAACAGTGGCAGACAAGGAGTATAGGTAATACAGACAACAAAgacctaataataaaaatggtaataaggataatattagaattttaaaatatattgaggataattttgtcagtttaataaactttgaaaaagcttccctcccctcacctccaaatccccccgatttggggggaagcaaaaattgagtttaggagGGATTCTgcttacctcccctcccctcctatcccctcctaaaaattgaaccaaacacaaaaaaattaaaatattacctcccctcccctcacctcccctccaaaacccccgaaccaaacagacgTGAATCAAATCACAATTCAGATTTCTTATCTCTCCTATTTGAAACGCAAATGCTGAATTAGAGCTTCAAAATTTAATTCGAAACTCAAGTCTCGGATCTATTATCTAGAATAAATGTATTTGTGCaagttgtaccaaaaaaaaaaagtatttgtgTAAGTTTTTAAGTAGGAGGTGAGGAGGTACATTGAGGTGctcaattgaatttgaaattgaatagaTGATAGTCTCGAAAGCACGATTCTATCGTCATAATAAAGTATCTATCTCACAACAATTAATGAAGAAAAGAGGAACAAGTCTATCTATGTTGGTAATTTTAGTATCAACAATGTATTTTGGTAGTAATGTGATTTACTACAGGCCAATGCAATTATGCGTTAAGTTTGAAACGAGTCAGGGTAGTGCGGAGTGCACGCTCGTCAAGGCAAACATGTAATTGAATACGAATAATTGAAACGGGGTTCCAAGGGGTGTAGCCCCTGGCGGGGTGCGGGGCAGCGCACTGCCGGGGTCCAAGGGACATGAATagtcgtaccctttcccaacAGACATGACTGTTTGAATAGTCGTACCCTTTCCAACAGTCATGACCGTTTGAATAGTCGTACCATTTCCCAACAGACATGACCGTTTTTTCCGAAAAGGTGTGCCTGTTCGTTTTCTGTTATTGGTCTCCTATATAAGGAGTCATTTGGCCTCGGTTTTAAGAACGAAAAAAGACTTCCTCTCTACATTCTGATCTGTTCTCTATTGTCAGAAACAGATTGCTCTTCGAGAATTATCCCCGCAAAGATTTCGTGAACCCAGACAAGAATAGGGTCGAAATACTTTGTTCGGAAAGTGAACGAACACGATTCTTCGAAGATATCCAGGATTATCATACCACATTTCTAACAAACGAACAAAGTATTTTTTCTGATAATCATGGCTGGAGGAGGAAACACCGTCAAGGAGATGACTAAAAGTTTCGGAAAATTGGACAAGTTTCAAGGACAAGACTTCAGGCGTTGGCAGAAGAAGATACATTTCATGTTGACAACGTTGAAGGTGGTGCATGTCCTGTCTACACCGATTCCAGAAATTGGAGAGGATGACACGGTTGAAAATCTGAGACGCCGATCAAAGTGGGAGAACGACGATTACATATGCAGAGGGCACATTCTTAACGGTATGTCTGATCCCTTATTTGATATTTACCAAAATGTGGAATCTGCAAAGGAATTGTGGGATTGTCTCGAAGCCAAGTACATGGCAGAGGACTCATCCAGTAAAAAGTTCCTGATGACCGATTTCAACAATTACAAAATGGTTATGTCGAGGTCTGTCATGGAACAATTCAATGAACTCCTCTGAATCCTTGGACAGTTCACACAACATGGATTGAAGATGGATGAAACAATATTTGTCTCAAGCATCATAGATAAGTTGCCTCCTTCATGGAAGGATTTCAAACACAATCTGAAACATGGAA encodes:
- the LOC123921086 gene encoding calcium-transporting ATPase 8, plasma membrane-type-like; amino-acid sequence: MVTGDNVKTAKAIAVECGILSSLADAIERTVIEGKTFRALSDSEREEIADSISVMGRSSPNDKLLLVQALRRKGHVVAVTGDGTNDAPALHKG
- the LOC123922594 gene encoding uncharacterized protein LOC123922594 — encoded protein: MAGGGNTVKEMTKSFGKLDKFQGQDFRRWQKKIHFMLTTLKVVHVLSTPIPEIGEDDTVENLRRRSKWENDDYICRGHILNGMSDPLFDIYQNVESAKELWDCLEAKYMAEDSSSKKFLMTDFNNYKMVMSRSVMEQFNELL